From Lolium perenne isolate Kyuss_39 chromosome 5, Kyuss_2.0, whole genome shotgun sequence, a single genomic window includes:
- the LOC127304213 gene encoding uncharacterized protein, which translates to MASLPPLPEDGEVEERAVVDDVNQETPSFVNEPADSRKSAGSTEKDAASEDTTSAQSPPPAVSPKSKRKRSNAEDSGTSKPEETAPAPRKAAYDPYIESIISSDDEETPTLDVAARTSTSHTLVISEKPVEGEESSPPQQNVDTSTPSSPRAPSPKRARVEKIVDPAPQLGSSSPPLLDDPMIKDLLRIGSQFIGYREYANRAED; encoded by the exons tgaggatggagaggtcgaagaaagagccgttgtcgatgatgtcaaccaggagaccccctcttttgtgaatgaacccgcagattctcgaaaatctgcgggatctactgagaaggatgctgcctctgaagatacaacatcagcgcaatctcctcctcctgctgtttctccgaagagcaaaaggaaaaggagcaatgccgaagattccgggacctcgaaacccgaagaaactgctcctgcacctcgaaaagcagcttatgatccatacatcgagagtatcatcagctc tgatgatgaagaaacaccaactttagatgtggctgctcgaacgagcacgtcacatactttagttatttcagaaaaaccagttgaaggggaggaatcgtcgcctcctcaacaaaatgttgatacatctactccttcgagcccccgtgccccttcaccaaaaagggcacgggttgaaaagattgttgatcctgcccctcagttgggcagttcgtcgcccccgctcctagatgat cctatgatcaaggatcttctccgcatcggttcccaatttattgggtaccgtgaatatgctaatagagccgaag ATTGA
- the LOC127302354 gene encoding pyruvate dehydrogenase E1 component subunit beta-2, mitochondrial, with the protein MLGAARRQLGSGPMLGQVLRRLRPAAAAAASTEATRAFSAGAKEITVREALNSALDEEMSADPSVFVMGEEVGEYQGAYKITKGLLDKYGPDRVLDTPITEAGFTGIGVGAAYQGLRPVIEFMTFNFSMQAIDHIINSAAKSNYMSAGQINVPIVFRGPNGAAAGVGAQHSQCYAAWFAHVPGLKVLAPYSSEDARGLLKAAIRDPDPVVFLENELLYGESFPVSDEVLDSSFALPIGKAKIEREGKDVTITAFSKMVGYALQAAEILSKEGISAEVINLRTIRPLDRATINASVRKTNRLVTLEEGFPQHGVGAEICMSVVEESFEYLDAPVERIAGADVPMPYAANLERLAVPQIEDIVRAARRACYRAVPMAATA; encoded by the exons ATGCTGGGCGCCGCGAGGAGGCAGCTCGGATCCGGGCCC ATGCTGgggcaggtgctgcggaggctccgcccggcggcggcggcggcggcgtccacGGAGGCGACGAGGGCGTTCTCCGCCGGGGCGAAGGAG ATCACTGTTCGCGAAGCATTGAACTCCGCACTAGATGAAGAAATGTCTGCTGATCCTTCTGTCTTTGTAATGGGAGAAGAG GTTGGAGAATATCAAGGTGCATACAAG ATCACAAAGGGCTTGCTTGACAAGTATGGTCCTGATAGGGTTCTTGATACACCAATTACAGAG GCTGGTTTTACAGGCATTGGTGTAGGCGCAGCCTATCAAGGTCTCCGACCGGTCATCGAGTTCATGACATTTAATTTCTCAATGCAG GCAATCGATCATATCATCAACTCAGCTGCCAAGTCAAACTACATGTCAGCTGGTCAGATAAATGTTCCTATTGTTTTCAGAGGACCAAATGGAGCTGCTGCTGGAGTTGGTGCTCAACACTCACAG TGTTATGCAGCTTGGTTTGCACATGTTCCAGGACTTAAGGTTCTGGCTCCATATTCCTCAGAAGATGCTCGGGGCTTGCTAAAAGCTGCAATTAGGGACCCCGATCCTGTTGTTTTTCTGGAAAATGAATTACT CTATGGAGAATCATTCCCTGTTTCTGATGAAGTGCTTGATTCTAGTTTTGCTCTGCCAATTGGTAAAGCTAAG ATTGAACGCGAAGGTAAAGATGTTACAATTACCGCATTCTCCAAGATGGTTGGTTATGCTCTTCAG GCTGCTGAGATACTTTCCAAGGAAGGAATTAGCGCCGAG GTGATCAACCTTCGAACAATAAGACCACTGGATAGAGCTACCATTAATGCATCTGTTAGGAAAACAAATAGGCTGGTGACTCTTGAAGAAGGCTTCCCCCAGCATGGTGTTGGTGCTGAAATATg CATGTCTGTTGTAGAAGAAAGCTTTGAGTATCTTGATGCTCCAGTGGAGAGGATTGCTGGAGCCGATGTACCCATGCCCTATGCTGCCAACCTCGAGAGATTGGctgttccacag ATCGAGGATATTGTCCGTGCAGCGAGGCGAGCGTGCTACAGGGCGGTACCCATGGCCGCAACAGCCTGA
- the LOC127302358 gene encoding uncharacterized protein At2g33490, with protein sequence MKSSLRKLRGFALQRHEQRADRHRDHSTAAKAADELLAAAQDMADMRNCYDNLLSVAAAIANSSYEFCEALQEMGTCLVKRVTPNKEGINDKVLLLLGKSQFELRKLVDSYRVHVLNTITTPSQSLLNELQTVEEMKRQCDEKRDLFEYMLNAQKEKGRSRNSKGDNSASEQQLKQAQEDYQEEATLFLFRLKSLKQGQFRSLFTQAARHHAAQLNLFRKGVKSLEAVEPHVRLAAEQQHIDHQFSALEEEDYSVEDENDDDYNDSHDGELSFDYGENKEAAEAGHASRSPREEFFDRSKGDYSSFASERQRLVSQSAPLFPEKKLETAERVKELRRSATRKLNTYVLPTPNDVQASPQIVAGNPTGGSPVGSKGAFHSSPLNPSIKVGDLRDNKLPSPARLSNAQSVLKESNINNAQIRTMLPVSDLALPGYHELKISSDNKKAKRGSFSGPIPLRPRSTENIDVMAAAPRHSSAHQPTVHVRVSPSSSPPPLSSPRIKELHELPRPPTSASRNTAFPSLVAHSAPLVPNSAPLAPRGHSGQDHFNFRVRQTPPSAPQTASPLPTPPGPIARSFSIPSRGIRTGISDGKGTEDHHDKGAARMSLSSIPSAQTVLDDRQPLSAAAESVKRT encoded by the exons ATGAAGTCGTCGCTGCGGAAGCTGCGCGGGTTCGCGCTGCAGCGCCACGAGCAGCGGGCGGACCGCCACCGGGACCACTCCACCGCCGCCAAGGCGGCCGACGAGCTCCTCGCCGCCGCGCAG GATATGGCGGATATGCGGAATTGTTATGATAACCTGCTTTCTGTTGCGGCAGCAATAGCAAACAGTTCATATG AGTTCTGTGAAGCACTGCAAGAAATGGGAACTTGTTTAGTGAAGAGAGTCACACCAAATAAAGAAGGAATTAACG ATAAGGTTTTGCTGTTGCTCGGGAAGTCGCAGTTTGAACTTCGGAAACTTGTAGATAGTTAT CGTGTTCATGTTCTTAATACCATTACCACTCCATCACAGTCTCTTCTTAATGAGCTTCAAACTGTAGAG GAAATGAAGCGCCAGTGTGATGAAAAACG AGATTTGTTCGAATACATGCTAAATGCACAGAAAGAGAAGGGGAGATCTAGGAATTCAAAAGGTGATAATAGTGCATCAGAGCAACAATTGAAACAAGCTCAGGAAGATTATCAAGAGGAAGCAACCCTTTTTCTATTCCGGTTAAAGTCATTGAAGCAAGGACAATTCCGAAGTCTTTTCACACAAGCTGCTCGGCACCATGCTGCGCAG CTAAATTTGTTCAGGAAGGGCGTCAAGTCTCTTGAGGCTGTAGAGCCACACGTTAGGCTTGCTGCCGAGCAACAACACATTGATCATCAGTTCAGTGCACTTGAGGAGGAAGATTACTCTGTTGAAGATGAAAATGATGACGATTACAATGACAGTCATGATGGAGAGCTGTCTTTTGACTATGGAGAAAATAAGGAGGCCGCAGAAGCCGGTCATGCTTCCAGGAGTCCTAGAGAG GAATTTTTTGATAGAAGTAAAGGAGACTATTCCTCTTTTGCTAGTGAAAGACAAAGACTTGTAAGTCAGTCAGCTCCACTTTTTCCTGAGAAAAAGCTTGAGACAGCAGAAAGGGTAAAGGAGTTGCGGCGTTCTGCAACGAGGAAATTAAATACTTACGTTTTGCCTACTCCAAATGATGTTCAAGCCAGTCCTCAGATAGTTGCAGGAAATCCTACGGGTGGATCTCCTGTTGGGAGCAAAGGTGCATTCCATTCATCCCCACTCAACCCGAGTATAAAAGTGGGAGATTTAAGAGACAATAAGCTACCAAGTCCTGCCAGGTTATCTAATGCACAGTCAGTGCTGAAGGAAAGCAATATCAATAATGCACAAATAAGGACGATGCTCCCAGTGAGTGATCTGGCTCTACCAGGCTATCATGAGCTGAAGATTTCTTCTGACAACAAAAAAGCAAAGAGGGGGTCCTTTTCTGGTCCAATTCCTCTCCGGCCAAGGTCGACCGAGAATATTGATGTTATGGCCGCAGCGCCGAGGCACAGCTCTGCACATCAGCCAACAGTTCACGTGAGAGTGTCCCCTAGTTCCTCGCCACCACCCTTATCCTCCCCCAGAATTAAGGAGCTTCATGAGCTACCCCGACCGCCTACTAGCGCATCAAGAAATACAGCATTTCCTAGTCTAGTCGCTCACTCTGCCCCGTTGGTACCAAATTCTGCCCCTTTGGCACCTAGAGGCCACTCAGGGCAGGATCATTTTAATTTTAGGGTTAGACAAACACCACCGAGTGCTCCACAAACTGCATCGCCTCTACCAACACCACCTGGGCCTATAGCCCGTAGTTTTTCTATACCCTCTAGAGGCATAAGAACAGGTATTTCAGACGGTAAAGGTACAGAAGATCATCACGATAAAGGGGCCGCCAGAATGAGCCTGTCTTCTATTCCTTCAGCTCAAACTGTCTTGGACGACCGTCAGCCTTTGTCAGCAGCTGCCGAGTCAGTTAAGAGAACATAG
- the LOC127302360 gene encoding horcolin-like, giving the protein MSKPVKIGPWGGAGGDERNVQAMPRRLVSVTIHSAEGIDGISFTYVGSDYVQYTEGPWGRTLNTESTITIDPTDYVTEISGTFGTAYDNTIVTSLKIATFNDQYPVTYGTPNGTPFHIPVLNGGKVVGFFGRSGDLLDAIGVYIHP; this is encoded by the exons ATG AGCAAGCCTGTGAAGATAGGGCCATGGGGCGGAGCCGGTGGCGATGAGAGAAATGTACAGGCAATGCCCCGTCGACTGGTTAGTGTGACCATCCACAGCGCAGAAGGAATTGACGGGATCTCCTTCACCTATGTGGGCAGCGATTACGTCCAGTACACCGAGGGCCCGTGGGGTCGCACTCTCAACACTGAAAGCACG ATTACTATCGACCCTACCGACTATGTCACGGAAATCTCGGGGACCTTTGGCACAGCTTATGACAACACCATCGTGACGTCCCTTAAAATTGCCACCTTCAATGACCAATATCCCGTAACATACGGTACACCTAACGGGACTCCTTTCCACATCCCGGTGCTGAATGGGGGCAAGGTTGTCGGGTTCTTCGGACGCTCTGGCGACTTGCTAGACGCGATTGGGGTATACATACATCCATGA